A genomic window from Natrinema sp. HArc-T2 includes:
- a CDS encoding rubrerythrin-like domain-containing protein, whose protein sequence is MPHDQDVEGANDPDSASTYECLQCGNVIEATTNPGKCECGGEFHNRAKSLE, encoded by the coding sequence ATGCCTCACGATCAGGACGTCGAAGGTGCGAACGATCCGGACTCTGCGTCGACGTACGAATGCCTGCAGTGTGGAAACGTCATCGAAGCGACGACTAATCCGGGGAAATGCGAGTGTGGCGGCGAGTTCCACAACCGGGCGAAATCGCTCGAATAA
- a CDS encoding HAD-IIA family hydrolase, which produces MTTYEAAILDVDGTIVRGEALLPGAIDGLRALEAAGCSRLLFSNNPTRGADHYRAKLTPHGIDVDPATVLTSATVSAEYLAATHPGERVFLVGDGRLEAILEDAAVELTNDPDAAEVVLGSFDREFSFGTLWESLRALEGEIPFYGTDPDATIPIDEGEIPGTGAILAAMEAVAGREPDAILGKPSSIAATAAMDRLDAEPANTLVVGDRLNTDIALGNRAGMETALVLTGVTDRTVLAESSIEPDHVLESLAAVETLL; this is translated from the coding sequence ATGACAACGTACGAGGCGGCGATCCTCGATGTCGACGGAACGATCGTCCGGGGTGAAGCGTTGCTTCCCGGCGCGATCGATGGTCTACGAGCGCTCGAGGCAGCGGGCTGTTCGCGACTCCTGTTCTCGAACAATCCGACGCGCGGCGCCGACCACTACCGGGCGAAACTCACACCCCACGGGATCGACGTCGATCCGGCGACCGTCCTCACCTCTGCGACCGTCTCGGCTGAGTACCTCGCGGCGACCCACCCTGGCGAGCGGGTCTTTCTCGTCGGCGACGGGCGACTCGAGGCGATTCTCGAGGACGCAGCCGTCGAACTGACGAACGATCCCGACGCGGCGGAAGTCGTCTTGGGATCGTTCGACAGGGAGTTTTCGTTCGGAACGCTCTGGGAGTCGCTGCGAGCGCTCGAGGGCGAAATACCGTTTTACGGCACCGATCCCGACGCGACGATCCCGATTGACGAAGGCGAGATTCCGGGGACGGGGGCGATCCTCGCTGCGATGGAGGCCGTCGCCGGTCGCGAGCCGGATGCGATTCTTGGCAAACCGTCCTCGATCGCGGCTACCGCAGCGATGGACCGGCTGGACGCCGAGCCCGCGAACACGCTCGTCGTCGGCGACCGGCTCAACACCGATATCGCACTCGGGAATCGCGCCGGTATGGAGACCGCTCTGGTACTCACCGGCGTCACTGACCGGACGGTCCTCGCCGAGTCGTCGATCGAACCCGACCACGTCCTCGAGTCGCTTGCCGCCGTCGAGACGCTCCTGTAG
- a CDS encoding rubrerythrin-like domain-containing protein → MTLRNEREYVCVQCGRRETVGDALLSTCQQCGSEMRNAELIRE, encoded by the coding sequence ATGACTCTCAGAAACGAACGGGAATACGTATGCGTGCAGTGTGGCCGACGGGAAACGGTCGGCGACGCACTCCTCAGTACCTGTCAGCAGTGCGGGAGCGAGATGCGAAACGCCGAGTTGATCCGCGAGTAG
- a CDS encoding chromosome segregation ATPase, producing MEYGLDIGPAAIRAATDDGDGPTIDSVPPIVLPVDDDTLAAAELAAESDTVQVDETTYAVGTAAQNAAETTEGEPQSLFVDGMLAGDVPADALPLLDALVDDAIGDATDGRLCYTTVGTPVDTAAPTDTHHEAVTAALTDRDVEPRPISKGFAVIYDQFAADNYTGLGVCLEAQTTSATVAYYGVPAVAVSIAKGHEWIVDRVAADTDHAPPQVASTLEDLTLDPDVAAGGLESALAEAYDDLVAELIDAIRAEADETDVQRGLSIPVAIAGDGAIEGLEFLVGGRFDAATVPFSVRDVRLADTPAESAVRGALAAARDDVKADEAITRPELAGADTSPPDAKSALEGGSPTNTALSFDEFEAADADPDPTDDAIDQLFDRLANRDDEIQSVREDLEALFEDLEYVDAQTAAAEDVAALDDRLESFADDLAELEAESETHATETVVASLDDDIERLSDDLEALSDAFDALEADVDDVDETLTEVEATAADERSTLDDRLVELAADLETVTDRAATIDEALNEVRTEVDDLAVAAATEASLETLEGTVSELTDEITDLEQALEQREARLDGVAGRLEELRTRLDGVAGRLAEHVERTDARFETVETTLDEELGAIDDELDTVRETFDTRIEDEITELEAALDDVDGTISAIETQLDDLTARAASTETVDSLATDLETVEADIRGLESSVDSLEDTLEERIDETVTDIDARLESATSALDNDFAALESMVERSDAESVTDDELDTLRDALANAEDEIDDLVTTLETVGDRLDDVETTFAADLTALEADLERETDALAETMSAIDERVDETEHRLNDHDDRHDEAENRLTDHAERLDETANRLDDHDERVVETTNRLDDHTDRLDEVAHRLDDHSDRIEAVDDAASEAAVTAIEADVSTVADRLESLRTDHDDLAQAVDSSPDESAVEALDSELDALDGRLATIADEHSALEQRLSTIDTRLGDIETQGDRDEEFEALRSELDTVRADTSATPGLLSSIAAGGGAAGVVAGAVAVLVGSAATGAGAVIVGLVLLGVAMTVAR from the coding sequence ATGGAGTACGGTCTCGACATCGGGCCAGCAGCGATTCGCGCCGCCACCGACGACGGTGACGGCCCGACGATCGATTCGGTCCCGCCGATCGTGCTGCCGGTCGACGACGACACGCTTGCAGCGGCTGAACTCGCAGCGGAGAGCGACACCGTCCAGGTCGACGAAACGACGTATGCGGTCGGGACGGCAGCCCAGAACGCCGCAGAGACGACCGAGGGGGAACCCCAGTCACTGTTCGTAGACGGTATGCTTGCTGGGGATGTCCCTGCAGATGCGCTGCCCCTTCTGGACGCGCTCGTCGACGACGCCATCGGGGACGCGACCGACGGTCGACTTTGTTATACGACGGTGGGAACGCCGGTTGATACGGCAGCGCCGACCGACACCCACCACGAGGCCGTAACAGCAGCACTGACCGATCGCGACGTCGAACCAAGGCCGATCAGCAAGGGGTTCGCCGTCATCTACGATCAGTTTGCAGCCGACAACTACACCGGGCTCGGCGTCTGTCTCGAGGCCCAGACGACCAGTGCTACGGTGGCGTACTACGGCGTGCCGGCGGTTGCCGTTTCGATCGCGAAGGGCCACGAGTGGATCGTCGACCGCGTGGCCGCCGACACCGATCACGCGCCACCACAGGTGGCCAGTACACTCGAGGACCTGACGCTCGACCCCGACGTGGCAGCAGGCGGGCTCGAGAGCGCCCTCGCCGAGGCCTACGACGACCTCGTGGCCGAGTTGATCGACGCGATCCGAGCGGAAGCCGACGAGACCGATGTCCAGCGGGGGCTGTCCATCCCAGTCGCGATCGCGGGCGACGGGGCGATCGAGGGCCTCGAGTTCCTCGTCGGAGGGCGTTTCGATGCGGCGACGGTCCCGTTCTCGGTCCGAGACGTTCGACTCGCGGACACGCCCGCTGAGAGCGCCGTCAGGGGCGCGCTCGCGGCCGCGCGAGACGACGTCAAGGCCGACGAAGCGATAACCAGACCCGAACTCGCTGGAGCCGACACGTCCCCGCCCGACGCGAAATCGGCTCTCGAGGGCGGATCACCTACGAATACGGCACTCTCCTTCGACGAATTCGAAGCCGCCGACGCGGACCCCGATCCCACGGACGACGCTATCGACCAGCTGTTCGACCGACTTGCCAATCGCGATGACGAGATCCAGTCCGTCCGCGAGGATCTCGAGGCGCTGTTCGAGGACCTCGAGTACGTCGACGCCCAGACAGCCGCTGCCGAAGACGTCGCCGCACTCGACGACCGGCTCGAGTCGTTCGCCGACGACCTGGCCGAGCTCGAGGCCGAAAGCGAGACCCACGCTACCGAAACGGTCGTTGCGAGTCTCGACGACGACATTGAGCGGCTCTCCGACGACCTCGAGGCCCTGTCGGACGCGTTCGACGCGCTCGAGGCCGATGTCGACGACGTCGACGAAACGCTCACCGAAGTCGAGGCGACAGCAGCCGACGAGCGATCCACGCTCGACGATCGACTCGTCGAGTTGGCTGCCGATCTCGAGACCGTCACCGATCGGGCGGCGACGATCGACGAGGCACTCAACGAGGTCCGGACAGAGGTCGACGACCTCGCGGTGGCCGCCGCGACCGAAGCGTCACTCGAGACACTCGAGGGAACCGTCTCGGAGCTCACAGACGAGATCACGGATCTCGAGCAAGCCCTCGAGCAGCGCGAGGCGCGACTCGACGGCGTCGCTGGCCGGCTCGAAGAACTGCGGACGCGCCTCGACGGCGTTGCTGGCCGACTCGCGGAACACGTCGAGCGGACCGACGCACGGTTCGAGACAGTCGAGACGACGCTCGACGAGGAACTCGGCGCTATCGACGACGAACTGGACACGGTCCGCGAGACGTTCGACACCCGCATAGAGGATGAGATAACGGAGCTCGAGGCGGCACTCGACGACGTTGACGGGACGATTTCGGCGATCGAAACGCAACTGGATGACCTCACGGCGCGCGCAGCCAGCACGGAGACGGTCGACAGCCTCGCGACGGATCTCGAGACGGTTGAAGCGGACATCCGCGGACTCGAGTCCTCGGTCGACTCGCTCGAAGACACACTCGAGGAGCGGATCGACGAAACCGTCACCGACATCGATGCCCGTCTCGAGTCGGCGACGAGCGCGCTTGACAACGATTTCGCGGCGCTCGAGTCGATGGTCGAACGGAGCGATGCCGAATCGGTCACGGACGACGAGCTGGATACGCTGCGTGACGCGCTCGCCAACGCCGAGGACGAGATCGATGACCTCGTGACGACGCTCGAGACGGTCGGTGACCGGCTCGACGACGTGGAAACGACGTTCGCGGCAGACCTCACTGCGCTCGAAGCCGACCTCGAGCGCGAAACGGACGCGCTTGCCGAGACGATGTCGGCGATCGATGAGCGCGTCGACGAGACCGAGCACCGGCTCAACGACCACGACGACCGTCACGATGAGGCTGAGAACCGACTAACCGATCACGCCGAGCGTCTTGACGAAACCGCGAATCGGCTGGACGACCACGACGAACGAGTCGTGGAGACAACGAACCGACTCGACGATCATACCGACCGACTCGATGAGGTCGCGCATCGATTGGACGATCACAGTGACCGCATCGAAGCGGTCGATGATGCGGCGAGCGAGGCTGCCGTGACCGCGATCGAAGCCGACGTCTCGACCGTCGCCGATCGACTCGAGTCGCTTCGGACGGATCACGACGACCTCGCGCAGGCTGTCGACTCCAGTCCCGACGAATCGGCGGTCGAGGCGCTCGACTCCGAACTCGACGCACTGGATGGACGGCTGGCTACGATTGCTGACGAACACTCTGCGCTCGAGCAGCGTCTCAGCACGATCGACACACGGCTCGGCGATATCGAGACACAGGGTGACCGAGACGAAGAGTTCGAGGCGCTTCGGAGCGAACTCGACACCGTGCGGGCAGACACGAGCGCGACGCCGGGGCTTCTGTCGTCGATCGCCGCTGGCGGTGGTGCTGCGGGTGTCGTCGCCGGAGCCGTTGCCGTGCTCGTCGGCAGTGCCGCGACCGGCGCGGGGGCGGTCATCGTCGGTCTCGTCTTGCTCGGCGTCGCGATGACCGTCGCTCGCTGA
- a CDS encoding phosphoenolpyruvate carboxykinase (ATP): MSETGTESRPLVRQLPDPAAASNVRYNPSLEELRELAKPDETTTEFGSPSYVSEFRSRSSDRTKNAIDHEFTDHDQELIDDAVDLASDVELVCVDRLMGRHPDASFCCRLFVPVEHARIAYAWANLFEPADGADPDLYTVQLPDYDETAIRVLPDTGFTAVLGSDYTGEAKKSFLRLFMYRIKQQGGLGLHAGSKRVRVRNENDELQTVGQVFMGLSATGKSTLTSHGCWLEDPEDASMLQDDVCGLLSDGSVAGSEGQGLFIKTIGLGEDEQPELYEAATDESAILENVAVDDDGTVHFDEDRYTSNSRAIIQRDELESADEEIDLGSMDQVFFITRNPLMPPVAKLNEEQAAVAFMLGESIETSAGDPSRAGESIRVVGTNPFIIGSEGEEGNIFHELIDILDVDCYVINTGYLGQKSQDIGVTESVTILTETARGTIEWTDDEEMGLTIPETVPGIDIEEFYVPDHVEDYDEALSDLRAERREYLEQFEQLRDEIKDAVY; this comes from the coding sequence ATGTCTGAAACCGGGACGGAGTCTCGTCCGCTGGTCCGGCAACTTCCCGATCCAGCGGCAGCGTCGAACGTCCGGTACAACCCGTCGCTTGAGGAGCTGCGTGAACTTGCCAAACCCGACGAGACGACGACCGAGTTCGGGTCGCCGTCGTACGTCAGCGAGTTTCGGTCGCGGAGTTCCGATCGGACGAAAAACGCCATCGACCACGAGTTCACCGACCACGATCAGGAACTGATCGACGACGCCGTCGATCTGGCTTCCGACGTCGAACTGGTCTGTGTCGACCGGCTGATGGGCCGCCATCCGGACGCGTCCTTCTGCTGTCGTCTGTTCGTTCCCGTCGAGCACGCTCGGATCGCCTACGCGTGGGCGAACCTCTTCGAGCCCGCCGACGGGGCGGACCCCGATCTCTACACCGTCCAGCTGCCCGACTACGACGAGACTGCGATTCGCGTCCTGCCCGACACCGGCTTTACCGCCGTGCTGGGCAGCGACTACACCGGTGAGGCCAAGAAATCGTTCCTGCGGCTGTTCATGTATCGGATCAAACAGCAGGGCGGCCTCGGTCTCCACGCGGGCAGCAAGCGCGTCCGCGTCCGCAACGAAAACGACGAGCTCCAGACCGTCGGTCAGGTGTTCATGGGCCTGTCCGCGACCGGCAAGTCCACGCTGACCTCCCACGGCTGCTGGCTCGAGGACCCCGAAGACGCGTCCATGCTCCAGGACGACGTCTGTGGGCTGCTCTCGGACGGCTCCGTCGCCGGCAGCGAGGGACAGGGACTGTTCATCAAGACGATCGGCCTCGGCGAGGACGAACAGCCCGAACTCTACGAAGCTGCAACCGACGAGTCGGCCATCCTCGAGAACGTCGCGGTCGACGACGACGGCACCGTCCACTTCGACGAGGACCGCTATACCTCGAACTCTCGGGCGATCATCCAGCGTGACGAACTCGAGAGCGCCGACGAGGAGATCGACCTCGGCAGCATGGATCAGGTCTTCTTCATTACGCGCAACCCCCTGATGCCGCCGGTCGCCAAGCTCAACGAAGAGCAGGCCGCCGTCGCATTCATGCTCGGCGAGTCGATCGAGACCAGTGCGGGCGATCCGTCGCGGGCCGGCGAGTCGATCCGCGTCGTCGGGACCAACCCCTTCATCATCGGCTCTGAAGGTGAAGAGGGCAACATCTTCCACGAACTGATCGACATTCTCGACGTCGACTGTTACGTGATCAACACGGGATATCTCGGCCAGAAGTCCCAGGACATCGGTGTCACCGAGTCCGTGACGATTCTCACCGAGACCGCTCGCGGCACCATCGAGTGGACCGACGACGAGGAGATGGGGCTGACGATCCCCGAAACCGTACCTGGCATCGACATCGAGGAGTTCTACGTGCCGGACCACGTCGAGGACTACGACGAGGCGCTTTCGGACCTCCGCGCCGAACGGCGGGAGTATCTCGAGCAGTTCGAGCAACTCCGCGACGAGATCAAAGACGCCGTGTACTGA
- a CDS encoding HEWD family protein codes for MSAQVRTPTARVCEVCDRAEVWDEELEAWQLAREDGEKQVGNPHCLHEWDINGTFNPVDESDS; via the coding sequence ATGAGCGCACAGGTACGAACACCGACCGCGCGAGTCTGTGAAGTATGCGACCGCGCCGAAGTCTGGGACGAAGAGCTCGAAGCGTGGCAACTTGCCCGCGAAGACGGCGAGAAACAGGTTGGTAATCCACACTGCCTCCACGAGTGGGACATCAACGGCACGTTCAATCCGGTCGACGAATCCGATAGCTAA
- a CDS encoding 50S ribosomal protein L11, whose amino-acid sequence MAGTIEVLVPGGQANPGPPLGPELGPTPVDVQAVVQEINDQTEAFDGTEVPVTVDYEDDGSFEIDVGVPPTAALVKDEAGFETGSGEPQEDFVADLSVDQVKKIAEQKHPDLLAYDTINAAKEVVGTCASMGVTIEGNDAREFKERVDSGEYDDVLAADA is encoded by the coding sequence ATGGCTGGAACCATCGAAGTGCTCGTTCCGGGTGGCCAGGCCAACCCTGGCCCGCCGCTCGGTCCCGAGCTCGGACCGACCCCCGTCGACGTGCAGGCTGTCGTACAGGAGATCAACGATCAGACCGAGGCGTTCGACGGGACCGAAGTCCCCGTCACCGTCGACTACGAGGACGACGGCTCCTTCGAGATCGACGTCGGTGTGCCACCGACGGCGGCGCTTGTCAAGGACGAAGCCGGCTTCGAAACCGGCAGCGGCGAGCCCCAAGAGGACTTCGTCGCGGACCTCTCCGTCGATCAAGTCAAGAAGATCGCCGAGCAGAAACACCCCGATCTGCTCGCGTACGACACGATCAACGCCGCGAAGGAAGTCGTCGGCACCTGTGCCTCGATGGGCGTCACCATCGAAGGCAACGACGCTCGCGAGTTCAAAGAGCGCGTCGACAGCGGTGAGTACGACGACGTGCTTGCAGCCGACGCATAA
- a CDS encoding 50S ribosomal protein L1, producing the protein MADSDIETAVARALEDSPNRNFTETVDLAINLRDLDLNEPSNRVDESIVLPSGTGQETRIVVIAEGETAVRAEEAADEVLSGDDVADLDDDEAKDMADETDFFIAEEAMMQDIARHLGTILGPRGKMPDPLAPDDDVVETVNRLKNTVQLRSGDRRTFHTLVGAEDMDAESIADNIDVILRRLHADLEKGPQNIDAVYVKTTMGPSVEVA; encoded by the coding sequence ATGGCAGATTCGGATATTGAAACAGCAGTAGCCCGCGCACTCGAGGATTCGCCCAATCGGAACTTTACCGAGACGGTCGACCTCGCGATCAATCTGCGCGACTTAGACCTGAACGAACCGTCGAACCGCGTTGACGAGTCGATCGTCCTTCCGTCCGGAACCGGACAGGAAACTCGCATCGTCGTCATCGCCGAGGGAGAAACCGCAGTCCGTGCCGAAGAGGCAGCGGACGAGGTCCTCTCGGGCGACGACGTAGCCGATCTGGACGACGACGAGGCCAAGGACATGGCCGACGAGACGGACTTCTTCATCGCCGAAGAGGCGATGATGCAAGACATCGCCCGGCACCTGGGTACCATTCTCGGTCCCCGAGGGAAGATGCCGGACCCGCTCGCACCCGACGACGACGTCGTCGAAACCGTCAACCGGCTCAAAAACACCGTGCAGCTTCGCTCCGGCGACCGACGAACATTCCACACCCTCGTCGGCGCCGAAGACATGGATGCCGAGTCGATCGCCGACAATATCGACGTCATCCTGCGTCGCCTGCACGCCGACCTCGAGAAGGGGCCCCAGAACATCGACGCCGTCTACGTGAAGACGACGATGGGGCCGTCCGTGGAGGTGGCCTAG
- a CDS encoding 50S ribosomal protein L10: protein MSAQAERKTENLPQWKKEEVDELAEIISEYESVGIVGIAGIPSKQLQDMRRDLHGTAELRVSRNTLQTRALEDAGLGDLVEHIEGQVGIVGTNENPFSLYKELEASKTPAPINEGEVAPNDIVIPEGDTGVDPGPFVGELQSIGANARIEEGSIQVMEDSTVLEAGEEVSADLSNVLNELGIEPKEVGLDLRAVIADGVLFDPADLDIDVEAYRSDVSTAAARAQNLSINATFPTAATAPTLIAKATGEAKSLGLQAAIEDEALMPDLVSKADAQLRALATQIDDEEALPEELQGVEAAAPAAADDEDESADDQTEDEAETDEADADDDDDEDDGDGAAGLGEMFG, encoded by the coding sequence ATGAGCGCACAGGCTGAACGCAAAACCGAGAACCTTCCCCAGTGGAAGAAAGAGGAAGTCGACGAACTCGCCGAGATCATCAGCGAGTACGAGAGCGTCGGCATCGTCGGCATCGCCGGCATTCCTTCGAAGCAGCTTCAGGACATGCGCCGCGACCTGCACGGCACCGCCGAGTTGCGCGTCAGCCGCAACACCCTGCAGACGCGCGCGCTCGAGGACGCCGGCCTCGGCGACCTCGTCGAGCACATCGAGGGACAGGTCGGCATCGTCGGCACGAACGAGAACCCGTTCTCGCTGTACAAGGAGCTCGAGGCGTCGAAGACGCCCGCTCCGATCAACGAGGGCGAGGTCGCGCCCAACGACATCGTGATCCCTGAAGGGGACACCGGTGTCGACCCGGGACCGTTCGTCGGCGAACTCCAGAGCATCGGCGCGAACGCACGCATCGAAGAGGGTTCGATCCAGGTTATGGAGGACTCGACGGTCTTAGAGGCCGGCGAGGAAGTCTCTGCGGATCTGTCGAACGTCCTCAACGAGTTGGGCATCGAGCCCAAGGAAGTCGGACTCGACCTGCGCGCCGTCATCGCTGACGGCGTCCTGTTCGACCCCGCAGACCTCGACATCGACGTCGAGGCCTACCGGAGCGACGTGTCGACGGCCGCTGCTCGCGCCCAGAACCTCTCGATCAACGCGACGTTCCCGACCGCGGCGACCGCACCGACGCTCATCGCCAAGGCCACGGGCGAGGCCAAGAGCCTCGGCCTGCAGGCCGCGATCGAGGACGAAGCCCTCATGCCCGACCTCGTCAGCAAGGCCGACGCACAGCTGCGTGCGCTCGCGACCCAGATCGACGACGAGGAGGCACTCCCTGAGGAGCTTCAGGGCGTCGAGGCGGCCGCTCCGGCGGCAGCCGACGACGAGGACGAATCGGCAGACGACCAGACCGAAGACGAGGCTGAGACCGACGAGGCCGACGCCGACGATGATGACGACGAAGACGACGGCGACGGCGCGGCAGGTCTCGGCGAAATGTTCGGATAA
- the rpl12p gene encoding 50S ribosomal protein P1: MEYVYAALILNESDEEINEDNLTNVLDAAGVDVEESRVKALVAALEDVDIDEAVEEAAAVPAGGAAAGGAAAAEGGDDDDDDAEETSDVPDTTDEDEEEEEDASGEGLGELFG; this comes from the coding sequence ATGGAATACGTATACGCTGCACTCATCCTGAACGAATCGGACGAAGAGATCAACGAAGACAACCTCACGAACGTGCTCGACGCCGCCGGCGTCGACGTCGAAGAGTCCCGCGTCAAGGCGCTCGTCGCCGCGCTCGAGGACGTCGACATCGACGAGGCCGTCGAAGAAGCCGCTGCCGTCCCCGCTGGCGGAGCCGCCGCAGGCGGTGCCGCAGCTGCGGAAGGTGGCGACGACGACGACGACGACGCTGAAGAGACCAGCGACGTGCCGGACACGACGGACGAAGACGAGGAAGAAGAGGAAGACGCCAGCGGTGAAGGCCTCGGCGAACTCTTCGGATAA
- a CDS encoding tripartite tricarboxylate transporter permease → MAAPVEVVVEPALTLQLLAWVLAGSLCGTCSGLVPGLHANNFALVLAGIAPSVPGPPLFVGCAMLAAGVVHTFLNAVPAMALGVPDAEMAVTALPGHRLVLEGRGPEAIRLSALGSVLAVLAAVPLAVPVTRAVTVVYPTLRAHLSVLLATIVVALLASEPTWRSRLGGLLSFGLATGLGALTLDLSPAAPLEVGGTLAPLFAGLFGAPVLIDAVRGSGIPRQDGLEITMSRGLLGGTAVAGTLAGAAVGYLPGITAAIAAVAVLVVVPAEASDRGYIVATSGVDTANTVFALFALVAIGQPRTGVLVAVDSLGVPLEIPILLAAVLLAGLVGFALILVVGDAYLEFVGRLPYWQVSAAVLAVLLVLSFLFTGVVGIAIFLVATAIGLVPVRLRARRVHLMGVLIGPLMLGI, encoded by the coding sequence ATGGCTGCCCCAGTGGAGGTCGTCGTTGAGCCGGCGCTGACGCTGCAGTTGCTCGCGTGGGTCCTCGCCGGCTCGCTGTGTGGGACCTGTAGCGGGCTCGTCCCGGGACTACACGCCAACAACTTCGCACTCGTGCTGGCAGGAATCGCTCCGTCAGTCCCCGGCCCGCCGCTGTTCGTCGGCTGTGCGATGCTCGCCGCCGGCGTCGTCCACACCTTCCTGAACGCCGTCCCGGCGATGGCGCTCGGCGTTCCCGACGCGGAGATGGCCGTCACCGCGTTGCCGGGTCACCGACTGGTCCTCGAGGGACGTGGCCCCGAAGCGATCAGACTCTCCGCACTCGGGAGCGTCCTCGCCGTCCTCGCTGCGGTCCCGCTTGCTGTCCCTGTGACTCGCGCCGTGACCGTCGTCTACCCGACGCTGCGGGCCCATCTATCGGTGCTCCTCGCAACGATCGTGGTCGCGTTACTCGCCTCGGAGCCGACGTGGCGAAGCCGCCTGGGTGGCCTGCTCTCGTTCGGGCTGGCCACCGGACTCGGCGCACTCACCCTGGATCTCTCGCCGGCAGCGCCGCTCGAGGTGGGCGGCACCCTCGCGCCGCTGTTTGCCGGCCTCTTCGGGGCACCGGTGTTGATCGACGCGGTTCGCGGGAGCGGGATCCCCCGGCAGGACGGCCTCGAGATCACAATGTCGCGCGGACTCCTCGGGGGGACGGCGGTCGCCGGCACGCTCGCGGGTGCTGCAGTCGGCTACCTGCCCGGTATCACGGCTGCGATCGCCGCCGTCGCGGTGCTGGTCGTCGTCCCGGCGGAAGCCAGTGACCGGGGGTACATCGTCGCGACCAGCGGCGTCGACACGGCCAACACGGTTTTCGCGCTTTTCGCGCTGGTCGCCATCGGCCAGCCCCGAACCGGCGTGCTGGTCGCCGTCGACAGTCTGGGCGTGCCACTCGAGATACCGATCCTGCTTGCTGCCGTCTTGCTCGCGGGACTCGTCGGCTTCGCGCTCATCCTGGTCGTCGGGGACGCCTATCTCGAGTTCGTCGGGCGGCTCCCCTACTGGCAGGTGTCGGCTGCCGTTCTCGCAGTGCTTCTCGTGCTCTCGTTCCTGTTTACCGGCGTGGTCGGCATTGCGATCTTTCTCGTCGCGACCGCGATCGGGCTGGTTCCGGTTCGGCTGCGAGCTCGGCGCGTCCATCTGATGGGTGTCTTGATCGGGCCGCTGATGCTTGGGATCTGA
- a CDS encoding BtpA/SgcQ family protein yields the protein MTTRTALLERFGADRPVVGMVHLPALPGAPEFDGDRDAVRARALADARRLSDGGIDGIILENFGDSPFYPDDVSKHVVAEMTAIATTVTDAVDVPVGINVLRNDAEAALSIAAAVDAAFVRVNVHVGTAATDQGVLEGRAHETLRLRDRLATDVAILADVHVKHATPVGERPIDRTALETVERGRADGVIVSGPGTGVETPLADVERVSDELTAHGHDRTPVFVGSGVTTETVGDCLEAGADGVIVGTALKDGGETTAPVASERVADLVAAARAAGPDDR from the coding sequence ATGACCACGAGGACAGCACTGCTCGAGCGCTTCGGCGCCGACCGGCCCGTCGTCGGCATGGTCCACCTCCCGGCGCTGCCCGGCGCGCCTGAATTCGACGGCGACCGCGACGCCGTCCGCGCTCGTGCGCTCGCGGACGCACGCCGGCTTTCCGACGGCGGAATCGACGGGATCATCCTCGAGAACTTCGGAGATTCCCCGTTCTATCCGGATGACGTATCGAAACACGTCGTTGCAGAGATGACAGCGATTGCGACGACCGTGACCGACGCCGTCGACGTGCCGGTCGGCATCAACGTGCTTCGTAACGACGCCGAGGCAGCGCTGTCGATCGCCGCAGCCGTCGATGCCGCGTTCGTCCGCGTCAACGTCCACGTCGGTACCGCCGCGACGGATCAGGGTGTGCTCGAGGGCCGCGCCCACGAAACGCTTCGGCTCCGTGATCGGCTTGCAACCGATGTCGCAATCCTCGCGGACGTCCACGTCAAACACGCGACGCCAGTCGGCGAGCGACCGATCGACCGGACAGCGCTCGAGACGGTCGAGCGCGGTCGGGCAGACGGCGTGATCGTCTCCGGACCAGGAACGGGCGTCGAAACGCCGCTTGCAGATGTCGAGCGCGTTTCCGATGAGCTGACAGCACACGGCCACGATCGGACTCCGGTGTTTGTCGGCAGCGGGGTGACGACCGAGACCGTCGGCGACTGTCTCGAAGCGGGTGCAGACGGCGTCATCGTCGGCACTGCGCTTAAAGACGGCGGGGAGACGACCGCGCCAGTCGCCAGCGAGCGCGTCGCAGACCTCGTGGCAGCCGCTCGAGCGGCAGGTCCGGATGACCGCTGA